The Pseudochaenichthys georgianus chromosome 8, fPseGeo1.2, whole genome shotgun sequence genome has a segment encoding these proteins:
- the kcnj4 gene encoding ATP-sensitive inward rectifier potassium channel 12 — protein sequence MNNVKIFTRGTNQTRNRFVKKNGQCNVVFTNMDEKRQRYLADIFTTCVDISWRYLLLIFCGSFLVSWLFFGIIFYSVSLVHGDFKEQPRVSDDGVSHRAQTLRTPCILHVHGFVGALLFSMETQTTIGYGLRCVTEECPVTVLTVVVQSIVGCIIDSFMIGTIMAKMAQPKKRNQTLVFSKNAVITLRDGKLCLMWRVGNLRKSHIVEAHVRAMLIRSYVTKEGEFMPLEQMDLNVGYDKGTDRLFLVSPLVIIHEIDRDSPLYSLNRADLETDDFEIVVILEGMVEATAMTTQFRSSFLAREVLWGHRFEPVIYEDEDRYKVDYSRFHQTYEVPSTPHLSAKELDKATTTASSAVSPVSTCRTKQYLITRSLSAFCYENEVALSCGEDEVFDAQSSEDSSVSVDLQHMFQNTATRTSGSRSVMCVLDMDNNQMEFDILQTAVPLDPVTYKSEKET from the coding sequence ATGAACAACGTTAAGATATTCACGAGGGGCACCAACCAAACACGGAACCGGTTTGTAAAGAAAAATGGACAATGTAATGTTGTATTCACCAACATGGATGAAAAGAGGCAGCGCTACCTAGCTGACATCTTCACCACCTGTGTGGACATCAGCTGGAGATACCTGCTGCTCATATTCTGCGGCAGCTTCCTGGTCTCCTGGCTTTTCTTCGGGATTATCTTCTACAGTGTCTCGCTGGTACATGGGGACTTTAAGGAGCAACCAAGGGTGAGCGATGATGGGGTATCGCACAGAGCGCAGACTCTCAGAACGCCCTGCATACTTCATGTCCATGGCTTTGTTGGGGCGCTCCTTTTCTCCATGGAGACCCAGACCACCATTGGTTATGGCTTGCGCTGCGTAACCGAGGAATGCCCCGTCACTGTACTAACTGTGGTGGTGCAGTCCATAGTGGGCTGCATCATCGACTCTTTCATGATCGGCACAATCATGGCAAAGATGGCACAACCTAAAAAGAGAAACCAGACTCTCGTGTTCTCCAAGAATGCTGTCATCACCCTGCGAGACGGCAAGCTGTGCCTCATGTGGAGGGTGGGCAACCTGCGGAAGAGCCACATTGTGGAGGCTCATGTCCGCGCAATGCTCATACGTTCATACGTTACCAAAGAAGGTGAGTTCATGCCCTTGGAGCAGATGGACCTCAACGTTGGCTACGATAAGGGAACAGACCGGCTGTTTCTAGTATCCCCACTGGTCATAATCCAcgagatagatagagatagcCCCTTGTATTCCTTAAATCGAGCTGATCTGGAGACGGATGACTTTGAGATCGTTGTGATCTTGGAGGGGATGGTGGAGGCGACTGCCATGACCACACAGTTTCGTAGCTCCTTCCTTGCCAGAGAGGTCTTATGGGGTCACAGGTTTGAGCCTGTGATCTACGAGGATGAGGACCGCTACAAAGTAGACTATTCTAGATTCCACCAGACCTACGAGGTGCCGTCCACACCCCATCTCAGTGCCAAAGAACTCGACAAGGCCACGACTACGGCCTCTTCTGCCGTTTCTCCGGTTTCCACTTGCAGAACCAAGCAATACCTGATTACCAGGTCGCTGAGCGCCTTCTGTTACGAGAACGAGGTGGCATTGAGCTGTGGAGAGGATGAGGTCTTTGATGCCCAGAGTTCAGAGGACAGTTCAGTTTCGGTAGACTTACAACATATGTTCCAGAACACTGCGACCAGGACATCAGGCAGTCGCAGCGTCATGTGCGTTCTGGACATGGACAATAACCAGATGGAGTTTGACATCCTGCAGACTGCAGTCCCCCTTGATCCAGTGACCTATAAGAGCGAGAAAGAGACCTGA